One Novipirellula galeiformis genomic window, GCCTGTTTTGCACGGTTGCGGGTCGACCCGAGCGTGTCGATTCGATGCGTAGTCATCGGACGCACCGCCGCTACCATCTCCGGCGGCGGGCGCGTGAGCTGTTGACGAGTGCTTCGTAGCTAGCACGCGTCCTTCTTCTTTTGGGTTCGAGAGAGCAGCTGCCCACGTCGGTGGGTTGCAGCTGTATTTTGCCATTGCCCATTGCCCATTGCCCATTGCCCATTGCCCATTGGCGCTTCGCACGAGCCGCGAGCGGTGGGGCACTCATCGCTCCATCTTGGCGTCCGCAACCGTCTGAAGATGCGGATCCTCAGCGTCCAATCGACCGAGCTAGAGCCACGCACCCCGGCCAAATGCTCTGTCCCCTCTTGGAGGTTCTCACTGAGGGACAGAGCGCTTTTGCGGGGGGATGGCTATCGAGGTTCGCTTGCCGCCAGCAAAGTGCTCTGTCCCTTTGCTTTGCTCTGTCCCTTTGCTTTGGGGGGGGGGCTGCTGGCTGGGAATCTGGCGTTCATGGCGAAGTTGCCCCTCTGTGGAGCTGTTTCGCCAGGGTAACCTGAGAGAATGGGTTGCGGGCGTTGTGTTTGCCGGTTGCACAGAACGGGGTGACTGCGCATTATTGTAGGCCTGGGGGACCGGAAGAGTCCCCTTTTATCCCCATGAGTTACCACTAGAGGAACGAAACTGATGAAACGAGTCTTGATCGCCGTTTGTGCCCTGTCCATCGCAAGCATGCTTGCACCAAGCGTTGCTGAAGCTGGCCTTCTCGGCTGCAAGAAAAAAGACAACTGCTGCGTTGTTGAAACAGCCTGTGAGCCTGCATGTGCACCAGCACCTGTTTGCGAGCCAGCGCCTGTTTGTGCCCCCGCACCTGTTTGTGCACCTGCACCCGCATGCGAGCCAGCTCCAGCGCCTGTTTGCTGTAAACCAGCTCCAGTTTGCTGCCCAGCTCCCCCAGTCAAAGTGACTTGGTGCGTGATTAACCCTCGCACTTGCTGCCCAATCGAAGTGAGCGCTTGCGTTCCCGCTGAATGTGCTGGCCAAGTTCCATGCCTCGTTGGCACTCGCAAGGGCCATTTCGGTCGCTGTGTTTTGACCTACAAGTTCGAGTGCTGCAACCACTGCGTTGACGTTGTCATCACCAAGCACGGCCGCACTATCGTCCGTAACTAATCGCGGAAACCGGCTCAACGGTCTGATGTCAATTCGATTGACATCGGGCGATGAGCCATCCCCTTTCCGTCATGATAAAGCGAAAGAGGCGAACTACGGTTCGTCTCTTTTTTTTATAGGTTCACAGCGAGGTGAGTGCCGTGCAGCGAGCATTCTTGTCTAATCGTGGCTAATTCAGCATCGCTTTGACGTCTGCCAAGATTGCATCGAGGTCGATCTCGTCTGTCGCGAAGGCTCGAGACGAAACCACTTGGCTATCGTTTGCGACCACCACGGTGACGGGGGCGTCGATCGCGAGGCGGTAATTCAACGGTCCTGTTTTTGATTCCTTGGCGACGACGAAAGGGATCTGCTTTGCCGATGTCTTCTTGGCCAGCTCAATCGCCGATGTCTTCAGTTTTCCGGTATCCTCGCCGAGTAGCGAAACAAATGCGCTCAGGCGTGCGTCCTGGTTCTCCGTCACTGCGGAATCAAGCTGCTTGACAAGTTCTGTGACTTTCCCGTCGGTTTGGCGAGCGAACACCATCACCATCGGTCGCGAGCCGTAGCGGCATCGGTAGCAGATCTCTTGCTCTGTATCGACTCCGTCGTCCTCGGCACCGGCGATTTTGGTGACATAGAACACGCCGATTGGGTCCCCTTGCTTCAGCCCCGTTTGGGTGGTGGCGTCCGCAGCGTTTGTGTCAGAGGCAGCAAGAGCGAGCAAAAGCATTGAGCAAAAAAGCAAGCGTGACATCAAGTTTTCTCCAATGAAGAAGAGTTCAGGTGGGATGAGCAAGCCAGGTGAGTTCGCACGTGGCTATGGATGAGGCGGCAGATTCTCAGCAGGCGTTAAAGTACGAGGCGCCCGCTTTGCAAATGGCCGGCGGAAGGGGGCGACCGCCAAGCTTTCCCTGTGCCCCCTCGAACGAGCAGGTCGACAGCATCTGCTGGCCCCTATTATTGCTACGTCCGATCGCTGGCACACCCCTAACTAGGCGTGAACCATGGTTTCCGCTCGACATTCCTCTCAATTCGGCAATCCCTGCCGCCAATTCGGATTGATCTCTAGTGGCCTAGCGAGTGGATTTATAGATTAAGGGGCATGGACCCAACCATGCCTGACCCAGTCGCCTCCGAATTAAGTGAAACGCCGTTGCCGCGAATCCCCAGAGTAAGCGCCGGCCCCCGGCGGTCTGCGATTCTGTGTTGCGTCGATGGCGAGAGTGGAATTGCCTGCGAAATGTATGAGGATGAGTTTTCGATCGCGCAAGCGGCGAGCTCGATCCATTTGAAGCGGCAAGTTCAGGTTCAGGTGGGTGTATTGTCGTGCCGTCGTGTCGCTTGCAAAGTCTACAGACGCTTCCTGGCTGAGCTTTTGGTTGGACGCGAGCCAAGCTTTTTCCCGCCACTCCCCAGGTAAGCTGATGAGTACGTCCACTGCGCAAGATCGCGAAGGCCCGCAGGAATCACGGCCGCACCATTCCCGCTCGCCACGCTCTCAATGTCTGATTAGCTTCGGTAGTAATCTTGGTGACCGCGACGCCGTGATCGCGGAAGCCGCTCGCAAGGTCGTCGCCTCGCCGATGGTGGAATGTTTCGCGGCGAGTCGTTTGTTTGAAACGCCATCGGTCGGGGGGCCTGCGGGTCAGGAGCCTTTCTTGAACGCGGTCGGTGCGTTTGAGACCACCTGTTCGGCGCGTGATATCCTGGGTTTTTTGCAATCGATCGAAAATGAGCTGGGGCGCCAGCGGCGGCGGCGATGGGACGCCCGGTCAATCGACCTGGATGTTGTGCTTCACGGTAATCTTGTCGGGGGAGGTGCGGCGCTGATCGTGCCTCACCCCCGCTACACCGCACGCCAGTTTGTGCTTCAGCCCGCCTGTGACGTTGCTGCGCACTACCGTGACCCTCGCTTTGGGTGGACCTTGGGCGAATTGAGCTCGCATTTATCGGCAGGCAACGCATCGTTAGCCCTGGTAGGTGGCGACGTCGCAATTCGGCAATTGTTGTGCGAGCGACTCAGCGCCGAGCATGGCATTCGCACGTTTGCGGCAGCTCAGCCAGTTCAATCGGGTGTCGCCTTGGACGCGGCGATGTCGGGGCGATGGATGCGAAGGCCGAGTGCCGCGGCCGCCTCGGGGGATCCCGTTGCCTCGTCAAAGTCGCCCGCATCGAGTCGCGGCGAACCGATCGTGGTCAAGGGCGATGAGCCCTGGGTTTCGGCTTACGTCCCCAAGTTGCCAATCGGCGTGCGAGGCCAGGCCAACGGATACAGCGAGGCATTCAGTTCGGATGTTTCGCTTCCTCGCTTGGTAGCCCGGATGCAGTGGGCGGCGACGGACACGCAATGGCCTGCGCCGCACCAAATGTGGCCTGCCGGAGGTCGTTGGCCTGAGTACCGACTTGAGATCGACAATCTCGACTGGGCTGTCACCGAGATCGCATCGGCGATCGTGTCGATGCGATGCCCGGTTCGCCCGCTCACTCCGGACGGTCAATGGTGGCGATGAGCCGCGGTTGAAGCGTTCGCCGAAGTCGCCACTCTCTGGTTGGGGGCGCTTGTGTTCATTTCAAGATCAAGTTTGCCCGTCGTTGCGGGGAAACCGCTTCGGTTGTTGCATTGGGGGCGCTCAAAGGGTTGGCGGGCCTCACTTGGGCTCGAAAAATTTACATTTTTATTCACGGGCGTTTGGCGAAAAAAGGCCTGCAACGCTTTGGCTAAATAGGAGCTTCGCGCGGATTGGATGAGCCAACCGTGCGACACAATGTCGCTTTGCTGTTGGCTGGCCTTGCCTTGTTGAGGGTTCGCACACGATACTGTTCTCTCTCGCTGCATGATTGCGGCGATTCTCTCGACCACTCGGTGTCCATTTTCTCTCTTTCCCTGCGAATCTGGTCGCGTTTTCGCACGCGGCGACCATCCATTATGCAACGGTTTCTTTTTCCCCGCTGGGTCAATCGGTTTCTTATGGTTCTGGCTGCCGCCGCTGTGGGAGGTGGCATCTACGCCGCCGCCATGGGGGGGCTGATCACCGATCCAAAGACGCTGAATATTGGCTATCAACCTGAACAACCGGTCCCCTTTAGTCACGCGATTCACGCGGGGCAGTTAAAGATGGATTGTCGCTATTGCCACAATACGGTGTTCGACTCGGCTCATGCCGCTGTTCCGCCGACCGCGACCTGTATCAATTGTCATAGCCCCGCGAATGATCAAGGGATCACTGCATTGGCGTCGGTTCGCACCGAGAGCGACAAGCTCAAGCCCATTCAGAAGAGTTGGGAGACGGGGCGCAGTATGGCATGGAAGCGGGTGCACAACCTTCCTGAGTTCGTTTATTTCAACCATGCCGCACACGTCAATGCGGGCGTAAGTTGCAAGAGTTGCCACGGTCGCGTCGACCAGATGGATGTGGTTGTTCAGCATGAAGAGCTTTCGATGGCTTGGTGTATTACCTGTCATCGAAACCCGGGTCCCCATCTTCGTCCCCAAGAGTTTGTGACCAAGCTCGACTGGGAGCCGCCCAAGGATTGGGATCAGGAGGCGTTTGCCAAGAAGGCTCGCGATCCTGATGGCGAGAACATTAACCCGCAGGTTCATTGTGCGGTTTGTCATCGTTAGTTTTGGTTGGCTTTCTCGCACCGCTGGCTGGCCGGCTAGCGTTTGCAGGTGAAGGCCGCTGAAGTTCGTTTTTTACAGCTAATTCGTATCGCCTAATCGCAAATCTTTGCAATGACCTCCATTCACTCACCACGTAAATCTAACCACGGTTCGCGAATGCTTGTTGACTTGCCGCAGGCCGGCGCCGCGGCTGAATCCACCGCGAGCGATTCGGCTAGCAAGGATGCGTTCGGCGATTCGTCTTCGTCTCCACGTACGCGTTACTGGCGAAGTTTGTCCGAGTTGGAGGATAGTCAGGACTTTCAGCAGTTCATTGATCGTGAATTTCCTGTGGCTGCGTCCGAGTACCCGGAGGGTGTTTCGCGTCGCCGGTGGATGCAGTTGATGGGTGCGTCGCTAGCGGTTGCCGGGGTCGGCGGGTGTCGGTACTCCGAAGAAGCGATTGCTCCGTTTGTGATTCGTCCCGAAGGACGTGTGCCAGGCGAGTCGTACAGCCGAGCTACTAACTTTGAGCTCGCGGGTCGCGTTTACAACTTGCTGATTAGTTGTGTCGATGGCCGGCCGTTGAAAATTGAGCCGAATGCCGAGCACCCTTCGGGTAGCGGTACTGATGTGTATTCTCAGGCTTCGATTCTCGGTCTATATGACCCTGATCGCGCTCGCGGCGACGAAGGGTTTTTGTTCCGCAAGGGTGAGAAGCGACGTGAGCAAGCGACATGGGCTGAGTTTGAGCCGTATGGTCAGGGTTTGATTCGTGCGGCCGCGGCCAATAATAAGGGTGCAGGGCTTGCGGTTTTGATGCCGCCGACTGCGTCGCCTTCGCTGGTTCGTCTGTTGTCTGAGTTGAAGAAGAAATGCCCTTCGGCAACGATCGCTCGCTATGACAGTGTGTATGGCGACGCGATGCGTGATGCAACGAAGCAAGTCTTCGGTAAGCCGGCAAAGCAGGTGCTCGATCTTAGTGACGCGAAGGTGATTGTCACGCTGCAGGCCGACATTCTTGGTGCCGACACAGGCATGATTGCCAATGCTCGCTCGTTTGCTAAGCATCGTGACCCTATCGAAGGCGAAATGAGTCGCTTGTACGTGGTCGAAGGTGGGTTTACCTCCACCGGTGTGATGGCTGACTCGCGACTTGCGTTGCGTCCAAGTGAAATGCCGGCGTTCTTGAGTGAGCTTGGTCGCCGTGTTGAAAAACTCGCTGCCGGTGAATCGCATGAGCATGGCGAAGAAACCAAGGCGTTTGATGAGTTGACGCATCCCGAGCGATTGGAGCGCTTCCTTGATGTGCTCTCGCATGACGTTGCTGAAGCGGGCGATGGCGCGGTGGTTGTTGTGGGTGATCACTTGGGTGCCGATGCGATCGCCGCAGGGATCGCGTTGAATAAGAAACTGGGCTCGCTTGGCTCGTTGCAGAAGTTTGCTCCCGAAGTCGATGGCGACCTAGGTGAGTTTGCGTCGTTGAGTGGTTTGGCTCAGTCGATCAACCGTGGCGAAGTCGAATCGCTGTTGATCTTGGGGGGCAACCCTGTATCGACCGCGCCTGGCGATGTTGATTTTTTGGCGGCAATTGCACGCGTTGAAAACACGGTTTACCTCGGTGAGTACGACGACGAGACAGGCGTTGCGTGTCGATGGTCATTGCCATTGGCTCACCCGTTGGAATCATGGGGCGATGTTGTTAACGGCGACGGGTTTTATGGCGTTTGTCAGCCCCAGATCTTGCCGCTCTTAGGTGGCCGCGCCGCTATCGAAGTGATTGCATCGATGTTGGGTGAGAAGGAGGTCGAGGGGGCTGAGATTGTGCGTCGCACCGCGGATGCCCTTTCGGGTTCTGCGTTGAGTGCCCGCCAGTGGCGTCAGTTGTTGCACGACGGTTTCTCAGATGACGTTAAGTACGGTGAATCGCTGGAGGTTTCCGGTGAGGCGAAGGCGTTGACGGCCAAGTCGCCTGTCGCGATCACTCCTGAAGAGCTCGACGCCGACAATTTTGAAGTGATTTTTGTTCCGGCGGACGGGCTGTATGACGGTCGCTTTGCGAACAACGGTTGGCTACAAGAGTTGCCTCAAGCACTTACCAAGTTGACTTGGGATAACGCGGCATTGTTAAGTCCTTCGACCGCCAAAAAGCTTGGTGTTCACCACGGTTTGGTGGTGGCGCTGACTCAAGGCGATGCGACGGTTGAAATGCCAGTCTACGAGTTGCCTGGTTGTGCACCGGGCGTTGTGACTGTTGCGATTGGCTACGGTCGTAAACGCGCCGGCATGGTCGGCGGTTACACCGAAGAGGATGTTGATGCGGTTGGAACGGATGTTTCTCCGTTGCGGTCGAGCGACCAGATGCTTGTGTCCTACAATGTGGTGGCCCGCCCTCGTTTTAGTGAATACGAGTTGGCGACAACCCAAGATCACTGGGCCATCGATGAGCGAGGGCGTGACGAAACCGAGCGTCGTAGTTTCTCGTTGATTCGTGAAGGCACCGTTCAGTTGCTCGATAAAGTGCCTGAGTTCGCTGAGGTTCGCGGCCCTCACGTTCCCAAGGTGGGTAAGGAAGGTAGCGGCTCGATGTGGCAAGAGCCGATTCAGAAAATCGAAATGGAAAAACCGTTCCTGCCTCAGTGGGGGATGGCGATTGACTTGTCCAAGTGCACTGGCTGTAACGCCTGTGTGATCGCATGCCAGAGTGAAAATAACGTCCCGATTGTGGGCAAAGAACAGGTCAGCCGAAGTCGTGAAATGCACTGGCTGCGAGTGGACCGTTACTTCCAAGGCGACGAAGAAAACGCGGACGTGGTTCAGCAACCCGTAGCGTGTATGCATTGCGAAACGGCACCCTGTGAGCAAGTTTGTCCGGTTGCCGCGACGGTGCACACCGACGAAGGTCTCAATGCGATGGCTTACAACCGTTGTATCGGTACGCGGTACTGTGCCAACAACTGTCCCTTCAAGGTTCGTCGTTTCAATTACTTCAACTACAACGAAGAAGTCGGCGTCGGCTATGGCGTCAAGGCGTTCCCCGGAACGATCGAATCGGCTAACCGCCAACTGCAAGCGTTGGTGATGAACCCCGAGGTTACCGTTCGTGGTCGTGGTGTCATGGAAAAATGCACCTACTGTGTCCAACGCATCGAAGGGGCCAAGATCAATGCCCGCAAAGATGGCGGTCGTCCCGTTGCAGATGGAGAGATTGTGACCGCGTGTCAATCGGCATGTCCGACACGTGCAATCGAGTTCGGCAACGTTGCTGATCCCGAATCGAAGGTCTCCAAAAAGCACGCCGACGTTCGCAGTTATGGAATGCTAGGCCAGTTGAATATCAAGCCACGTACCGAGTACTTGGCACGCGTCCGCAATCCGCACGTCCGATTGATGACGACCAACCAAATCAAAGACTTGGCGGACATGAAGTCGCCTCATCACGGTCACGGTGATCACAGCCATGATGATGGTGATCACGGTCATGGTGAGCACGCGGCGGATGCAAAGCACGATGCCCACCACGATGGCGAAGCCAAAGCCAAGTAACCCTGGTGATGCAGACGTCTCTGCTCGGGCTGAATGAAGTTCGAGTCGAGGGGAGCACCACGATAGTCTGTTTTTAATCTCTAATTCCTCACTCCATCCCCATCGCAAACCATGTCCCTTGCCATCCCAAACGGATTGGACAATACCGTCGAACGTCCCGGAGAACGCGCTCCGCTCGTTCTCGGCGATACGACCTATCACGATATTACCGAAACGGTATGCCGAGTTGCTGAGACCAAGCCAAGTAAAGGTTGGGTGATCGGTTTCTTGGTAGCGTTTGCGCTGTTTCAGTGGCTCGGAATTTGTATCGCCTACCTGATTTACACCGGTGTTGGTGTATGGGGAAACCAGTCGCCCGTTTTCTGGGGTTGGCCGATCGTCAACTTCGTTTTCTGGGTCGGGATTGGTCACGCAGGAACGCTGATTAGTGCGATTTTGTTCCTGTTCCGTCAAGAGTGGCGAACCAGTATCAACCGCGCGGCCGAGGCGATGACCATTTTCGCGGTCGTCTGTGCCGGGACCTTCCCGGGGATTCACATCGGGCGTGCTTGGTTGGCGTTCTGGTTGGCTCCCTATCCGAGTTTGAACCTATGGATGTGGCCGCAATTCCGCAGTCCGCTGCTGTGGGACGTTTTTGCGGTCAGCACGTACGGGACCGTCTCGTTGTTGTTCTGGTACATGGGGATGGTTCCCGATTTGGCAACCTTCCGCGACCGCTCGAAAAACAAATATCGCCGCATGGCCTACGGCATCCTTTCGCTCGGATGGACCGGTTCGTCGCGGCATTGGATGCGATACGAAAAGGCCTATGCGTTGCTTGCTGCATTCGCAGCCCCTTTGGTGCTTTCGGTTCATACGATCGTTTCCTTTGACTTCGCGGTTTCGCAGGTCCCCGGTTGGCATACAACGATCTTCCCCCCTTACTTTGTTGCTGGGGCGATCTTCAGTGGTTTTGCGATGGTGCTCACCTTGATGGTGCCCGCCCGAAGCATGCTTGGGCTGGAGAAGTTGATTACGATTCGCCACTTGGACAACATGTGCAAGATTATTTTGGCGACCGGTTCGATCGTTGGTTTGGCTTACGGCACCGAATTCTTCATTGCTTGGTATGGCCAAGTTCCTGACGAGCAATACGCGTTCATCAACCGTGCCTTCGGGCCTTATTGGTGGGCCTATTGGACGATGGTGACATGTAACGTCATCAGCCCCCAGTTGTTCTGGGTGAAGAAGTTCCGCACGACTCCTTGGATCATTGTGCTGATTACGATCTTCGTGAATATCGGGATGTGGTTTGAGCGATTTGTGATCGTGATCACGAGCCTCTCTCGCGACTATCTACCGAGTGCATGGGCGTACTTCACGCCGACTTGGGTCGACTTTTCCATGTTGATCGGATCGTTCGGATTGTTCTTCACGTTGTTCTTGCTGTTTTGCAAGTTGATGCCGGTCATCAACATGGCGGAGACCAAGTCCACGTTGGCAAAACAGTACCACATGGCTCACGCCAGCGGCGACCAGTCCGCTCACGAAGAGAAGCACTAAACCAGTTAGCGTCTCGCAGGCGGTACGCTTGCGAAAGAACACAGATTTCATTCAATCATCGATAGCGAATGTCAGACGATTAGTATGTCAGACGATAAAAACGAAAAGAAGATTCACGGAATGGTCGCCGAGTTCACATCGGTCGATACATTGCTGCCCGCGTGCCGGCGAGTTCGTGATGCCGGTTACACAAAAACCGACGCCTACGCTCCCTTCGCGGTTCATGGGATTGACGAAGCGCTTGGGATCAAGCCGACGGTTTTGCCGTGGCTTGCTCTGGGTGGCGGGTTGGCCGGGACTTGTACCGCGCTTGCCATGCAGGTCTGGATGAACGGGATCGATTATCCTTACATCATCTCCGGCAAGCCGTACGTGTTGTCGTTGCCCGCTTTCATTCCTGTGGCCTTCGAGCTGACGATCCTGTTTGCTTCGTTCTGTACGTTCTTTGGAATGTGGGCTCTCAACGGTCTGCCGCGGTTCAGTAATCCGATCTTTACCGATCCGCGATTCGATCGTGTAACCGATGACCGCTTCTTTTTGTACATCGATTCGAAGGACAAGAACTTCGACGTCAAAGGGGTGGAAAAGTTGTTGGCCGATACCGGCAGCGACTACATCAACACGGTTGTCGAGGACGATACGCCAACCAAGATCCCCAAGTTTTTGATAATTGGATTGTGCATCTTGATTGGTGCCTCAATCATCCCCGCACTGATCGTCGCCAAGATGCGGGTGACCAACAGCGATAAACCTCGCTTCCATATCTTCCCGGACATGGACTACTCGCCTGCACGTGATGCTC contains:
- a CDS encoding TAT-variant-translocated molybdopterin oxidoreductase; translated protein: MLVDLPQAGAAAESTASDSASKDAFGDSSSSPRTRYWRSLSELEDSQDFQQFIDREFPVAASEYPEGVSRRRWMQLMGASLAVAGVGGCRYSEEAIAPFVIRPEGRVPGESYSRATNFELAGRVYNLLISCVDGRPLKIEPNAEHPSGSGTDVYSQASILGLYDPDRARGDEGFLFRKGEKRREQATWAEFEPYGQGLIRAAAANNKGAGLAVLMPPTASPSLVRLLSELKKKCPSATIARYDSVYGDAMRDATKQVFGKPAKQVLDLSDAKVIVTLQADILGADTGMIANARSFAKHRDPIEGEMSRLYVVEGGFTSTGVMADSRLALRPSEMPAFLSELGRRVEKLAAGESHEHGEETKAFDELTHPERLERFLDVLSHDVAEAGDGAVVVVGDHLGADAIAAGIALNKKLGSLGSLQKFAPEVDGDLGEFASLSGLAQSINRGEVESLLILGGNPVSTAPGDVDFLAAIARVENTVYLGEYDDETGVACRWSLPLAHPLESWGDVVNGDGFYGVCQPQILPLLGGRAAIEVIASMLGEKEVEGAEIVRRTADALSGSALSARQWRQLLHDGFSDDVKYGESLEVSGEAKALTAKSPVAITPEELDADNFEVIFVPADGLYDGRFANNGWLQELPQALTKLTWDNAALLSPSTAKKLGVHHGLVVALTQGDATVEMPVYELPGCAPGVVTVAIGYGRKRAGMVGGYTEEDVDAVGTDVSPLRSSDQMLVSYNVVARPRFSEYELATTQDHWAIDERGRDETERRSFSLIREGTVQLLDKVPEFAEVRGPHVPKVGKEGSGSMWQEPIQKIEMEKPFLPQWGMAIDLSKCTGCNACVIACQSENNVPIVGKEQVSRSREMHWLRVDRYFQGDEENADVVQQPVACMHCETAPCEQVCPVAATVHTDEGLNAMAYNRCIGTRYCANNCPFKVRRFNYFNYNEEVGVGYGVKAFPGTIESANRQLQALVMNPEVTVRGRGVMEKCTYCVQRIEGAKINARKDGGRPVADGEIVTACQSACPTRAIEFGNVADPESKVSKKHADVRSYGMLGQLNIKPRTEYLARVRNPHVRLMTTNQIKDLADMKSPHHGHGDHSHDDGDHGHGEHAADAKHDAHHDGEAKAK
- a CDS encoding quinol:electron acceptor oxidoreductase subunit ActD, whose translation is MSDDKNEKKIHGMVAEFTSVDTLLPACRRVRDAGYTKTDAYAPFAVHGIDEALGIKPTVLPWLALGGGLAGTCTALAMQVWMNGIDYPYIISGKPYVLSLPAFIPVAFELTILFASFCTFFGMWALNGLPRFSNPIFTDPRFDRVTDDRFFLYIDSKDKNFDVKGVEKLLADTGSDYINTVVEDDTPTKIPKFLIIGLCILIGASIIPALIVAKMRVTNSDKPRFHIFPDMDYSPARDAQQTTTLFADNRAMRPDVPGTVARGQMPVDLDFLTGIDMETFSQLDSDRAERLVATKLTAIAAEGDAPAASEAPAKSVMDTTPWLDRNPLEITEAVVRQGQTQFNIYCSVCHGMDGRGNGLVNQRAQKIMATAWIPPSSVHQEALYSDQYPDGKLFNTISNGIRKMPGYSAQIKVQDRWAIVAYVRALQQSQNASIDLVPSSQLAKVERQKNKVDKQLKEAAEAERKKEEERAAKAAEK
- the nrfD gene encoding NrfD/PsrC family molybdoenzyme membrane anchor subunit, which codes for MSLAIPNGLDNTVERPGERAPLVLGDTTYHDITETVCRVAETKPSKGWVIGFLVAFALFQWLGICIAYLIYTGVGVWGNQSPVFWGWPIVNFVFWVGIGHAGTLISAILFLFRQEWRTSINRAAEAMTIFAVVCAGTFPGIHIGRAWLAFWLAPYPSLNLWMWPQFRSPLLWDVFAVSTYGTVSLLFWYMGMVPDLATFRDRSKNKYRRMAYGILSLGWTGSSRHWMRYEKAYALLAAFAAPLVLSVHTIVSFDFAVSQVPGWHTTIFPPYFVAGAIFSGFAMVLTLMVPARSMLGLEKLITIRHLDNMCKIILATGSIVGLAYGTEFFIAWYGQVPDEQYAFINRAFGPYWWAYWTMVTCNVISPQLFWVKKFRTTPWIIVLITIFVNIGMWFERFVIVITSLSRDYLPSAWAYFTPTWVDFSMLIGSFGLFFTLFLLFCKLMPVINMAETKSTLAKQYHMAHASGDQSAHEEKH
- the folK gene encoding 2-amino-4-hydroxy-6-hydroxymethyldihydropteridine diphosphokinase; its protein translation is MSTSTAQDREGPQESRPHHSRSPRSQCLISFGSNLGDRDAVIAEAARKVVASPMVECFAASRLFETPSVGGPAGQEPFLNAVGAFETTCSARDILGFLQSIENELGRQRRRRWDARSIDLDVVLHGNLVGGGAALIVPHPRYTARQFVLQPACDVAAHYRDPRFGWTLGELSSHLSAGNASLALVGGDVAIRQLLCERLSAEHGIRTFAAAQPVQSGVALDAAMSGRWMRRPSAAAASGDPVASSKSPASSRGEPIVVKGDEPWVSAYVPKLPIGVRGQANGYSEAFSSDVSLPRLVARMQWAATDTQWPAPHQMWPAGGRWPEYRLEIDNLDWAVTEIASAIVSMRCPVRPLTPDGQWWR
- a CDS encoding cytochrome c3 family protein, which translates into the protein MQRFLFPRWVNRFLMVLAAAAVGGGIYAAAMGGLITDPKTLNIGYQPEQPVPFSHAIHAGQLKMDCRYCHNTVFDSAHAAVPPTATCINCHSPANDQGITALASVRTESDKLKPIQKSWETGRSMAWKRVHNLPEFVYFNHAAHVNAGVSCKSCHGRVDQMDVVVQHEELSMAWCITCHRNPGPHLRPQEFVTKLDWEPPKDWDQEAFAKKARDPDGENINPQVHCAVCHR